One Natator depressus isolate rNatDep1 chromosome 5, rNatDep2.hap1, whole genome shotgun sequence DNA segment encodes these proteins:
- the ZNF462 gene encoding zinc finger protein 462 isoform X5, with the protein MEVLQCDGCDFRAPSYEDLKAHIQDVHTAFLQPTDVSEESPSQPRSGSMNASNQTEVEFSSVKDEFTIADEIAGQNAAQMGTGSYYSHSQSFYSQHMAPNPKPTNKFFQCKFCVRYFRSKNLLIEHTRKVHGTQAGGSSVGPPAAGSLNYNIMMHEGFGKVFSCQFCTYKSPRRARIIKHQKMYHKNNLKESSTPPTATAAISESASASVPVQESCKELPAEVVERSILESMVKPLTKSRGNFCCEWCSYQTPRRERWCDHMMKKHRSMVKILSSLRQQQDGTSLPDVQNKSAPNSAPNSNYISMNATGREMPNANVSNFRGSMTNSLIRPNSSTSSKFSSVSYPQMKPKSPHNSGMVNLSDRSRYGIADMTNSSADLETNSMLNDSSSDEELNEIDSENGLNSMDHQTSGMSAEQLMGSDGNKLLETKGIPFRRYMNRFQCPFCPFLTMHRRSISRHIENIHLSGKTAVYKCDECPFTCKSSLKLGAHKQCHTGTTSDWDAVNSQSESIASSLNESTVSYESGNINGRKSGGMMESVQQQQQQSPQPHSQHPYKCTLCNYSTTTLKGLRVHQQHKHSFCDNLPKYEGPSSNAPQESEVDAHAASSTVKKSQTSILGLSSKNNFVAKTSRKLTNDFPLDLSPVKKRTRIDEIASNLQSKINQNKQQEDAVINVEDDEEEEEDNEVEIEVELDKEEEQTEPLMEVSSSYAPQQMWGRDTNDSQKETNFRNMPHDYNSTNGAEIELTLSEDEEDYYCSSVNMKDHQGPNASLLGSQSSMYGSDQNSENAEFNDSGRLYYCKHCDFSNKSARSVSTHYQRMHPYIKFSFRYILDPNDHSAVYRCLECYIDYTNFEDLQQHYGEHHPEAMNVLNFDHSDLIYRCRFCSYTSPNVRSLMPHYQRMHPTVKINNAMIFSSYVVEQQEGLNAESQTLREILNSAPKTMATSTPVARGAGVPATFNKNASKSFSPECENQKEPSVNSVVVYDCDVCSFASPNMHSVLVHYQKKHPEEKASYFRIQKTMRVVSVDRGSALAQLSFELGTPISPKLSNMASQPPPPPPPPPDLTTELYYCKHCSYSNRSVVGVLVHYQKRHPEIKVTAKYIRQTPPTAAMMRGGEMPPGIQRPPASVQLNRGSSESSVAPLENEMFFCQHCDYGNRTVKGVLIHYQKKHRDFKANADVIRQHTATIRSLCDRGQKKLSSSMPAPTSNAERDKAKLRALKCRQCSYTSPYFYALRKHIKKDHPSLKATVTSILRWAFLDGLIEAGYHCEWCIYSHTEPSGLLVHYQRRHPEHYVDYTYMATKLWAGPDPSPPALVMPSEAKTYKCRDCIFEASSIWDITNHYQAFHPWAMNGDESVLLDIIKEKDAAEKAGTQSDEVGTRVNSEDQITTSQMEQDVDCTEDSSLPQEKNVQLASANPAISSTPYQCTVCQSEYNNLHGLLTHYGKKHPGMKVKAADFAQDIDINPGAVYKCRHCPYINTRIHGVLTHYQKRHPSIKVTAEDFVHDVEQSNDMSQNDVEETSRIFKQGYGAYRCKLCPYTHGTLEKLKIHYEKYHNQPEFDVFAQSPPKVSASMEAESTPEIKASPEIAAEDIGEVAVPASHFSSSHLVSHTVFRCQLCKYFCSTRKGIARHYRIKHNNVRAQPEGKNNLFKCALCSYTNPIRKGLAAHYQKRHDIDAYYTHCLAASRTVSDKPSKVIIPSPPKDTSPQLSEELRRAVEKKKCSLCSFQSFSKKGIVSHYMKRHPGVFPKKQHASKLGGYFTAVYADEHEKQILGEERNDFEKSEVENEAQEIEWLPFRCIKCFKLSFSTAELLCMHYTDHHSKDLKRDFTILGCGTRSQSSAYQCKHCDSKLHSMAELTSHLNSHNEEFQKRAKRQERRKQLLSKQKYADGAFADFKQERTFGHLEDVSKFKERKVVGYKCKFCVEVHPTLRAICNHLRKHVQYGNVSSVTATVKQEAEDSSNTTLEGFEGAKDHGMVEFTEAESGASLEDETRPGGYHCSQCDRVLMSMQGLRSHERSHLALAMFTREDKYSCQYCSFVSAFRHNLDRHMQTHHGHHKPFRCKLCPFKSSYNSRLKTHILKAHAGEHAYKCSSCSFSTMTISQLKEHSLKVHGKALTLPRPRIVSLVASLAQHASKNHTPAEEVEDSNDLLLLCMWKLGIQQFLRKDPKTFAVLFACTTPNTNVT; encoded by the exons ATGGAGGTGCTGCAGTGCGATGGCTGTGATTTTCGAGCTCCATCCTATGAAGACCTTAAAGCTCACATTCAGGATGTTCACACTGCTTTTTTGCAGCCAACAGATGTTTCTGAGGAAAGTCCTAGCCAGCCAAGGTCTGGCTCCATGAATGCTAGCAACCAGACAGAGGTCGAATTTTCTTCTGTAAAGGATGAATTTACAATTGCAGATGAAATTGCAG ggcAAAATGCAGCTCAGATGGGGACTGGAAGTTATTATAGCCATAGCCAGAGTTTTTATAGCCAGCACATGGCCCCAAATCCTAAACCAACAAACAAGTTTTTCCAGTGCAAATTCTGTGTGCGTTACTTCAGATCCAAAAACCTTCTCATAGAACATACCCGAAAAGTGCATGGCACACAAGCTGGAGGGAGCTCGGTGGGACCGCCTGCTGCTGGATCCTTAAATTACAACATCATGATGCATGAGGGGTTTGGCAAAGTTTTCTCTTGCCAGTTCTGCACCTACAAATCGCCAAGGCGTGCAAGGATTATTAAGCACCAGAAAATGTATCACAAAAATAATCTAAAGGAGAGTTCAACTCCCCCTACTGCCACAGCTGCCATATCTGAATCTGCATCCGCATCCGTGCCGGTGCAGGAATCCTGCAAGGAGCTGCCTGCTGAAGTAGTAGAGCGTAGCATCTTGGAATCCATGGTCAAGCCTTTAACAAAGTCTAGGGGCAACTTTTGCTGCGAATGGTGTAGCTATCAGACCCCTCGAAGGGAACGCTGGTGTGACCACATGATGAAGAAGCATCGCAGCATGGTAAAAATACTGTCAAGCCTGAGACAGCAACAGGATGGAACCAGTTTACCTGATGTGCAGAACAAAAGTGCACCAAACTCCGCCCCAAACTCCAACTATATCTCTATGAATGCTACAGGACGTGAGATGCCGAATGCCAACGTCTCAAACTTCAGAGGCTCCATGACTAACTCCCTTATCAGACCCAATTCTTCTACATCTTCAAAGTTTTCTTCTGTGTCTTATCCTCAAATGAAGCCTAAGTCACCTCATAACTCTGGTATGGTTAATTTGTCTGACAGATCCCGCTATGGAATAGCTGACATGACAAATTCTTCTGCTGACCTGGAAACTAATAGTATGCTAAATGACTCTAGCTCTGATGAAGAGCTAAATGAAATAGACAGTGAGAATGGCTTGAACTCCATGGATCACCAGACCTCAGGAATGTCTGCAGAGCAGCTGATGGGATCTGATGGTAACAAATTATTGGAAACAAAGGGGATCCCCTTTAGAAGATACATGAACAGGTTCCAGTGTCCTTTTTGCCCTTTCCTCACTATGCACCGCCGAAGCATCTCCCGCCATATTGAGAACATCCACCTCTCTGGGAAGACGGCTGTATACAAGTGCGATGAATGTCCTTTCACTTGTAAGAGTTCATTAAAACTTGGAGCTCATAAACAATGTCATACAGGTACAACATCAGATTGGGATGCTGTGAATTCCCAGAGTGAAAGCATAGCCTCCTCTCTGAATGAAAGCACAGTGTCTTATGAAAGTGGAAATATAAATGGCAGGAAGTCAGGCGGAATGATGGAATCcgtgcagcagcaacagcagcagtccCCTCAACCCCACTCTCAGCACCCCTATAAATGCACGCTGTGCAACTACTCCACAACTACTTTGAAAGGTCTCCGAGTTCATCAACAACACAAGCATTCTTTTTGTGATAACTTGCCAAAATACGAGGGACCGTCATCCAATGCTCCACAAGAGAGTGAGGTGGATGCCCACGCTGCCTCCAGCACTGTGAAGAAAAGCCAGACCTCAATTCTTGGGTTATCATCTAAAAATAACTTTGTAGCTAAGACCTCTCGAAAACTGACAAATGACTTTCCCCTAGATCTATCGCCTGTGAAGAAGCGAACTAGAATCGATGAAATAGCGAGCAACCTACAGAGCAAAATTAACCAAAACAAGCAACAAGAAGATGCAGTGATTAACGTAGAGGatgacgaagaggaggaggaagacaatgAAGTGGAGATAGAAGTAGAATTGGACAAGGAAGAAGAACAAACAGAGCCATTGATGGAGGTGTCTAGTTCCTATGCACCCCAGCAAATGTGGGGAAGAGATACTAATGATTCTCAGAAGGAGACTAATTTCAGGAACATGCCGCATGATTATAATTCCACCAATGGGGCAGAAATTGAGCTAACTTTATCTGAAGATGAGGAAGATTATTATTGTTCTTCTGTCAACATGAAGGATCATCAAGGGCCTAATGCATCTCTTCTGGGCAGCCAGTCGAGTATGTATGGATCTGATCAAAACAGTGAAAATGCAGAGTTTAATGATTCCGGACGGCTTTATTATTGCAAACACTGTGACTTTAGCAACAAATCTGCGAGGAGTGTTAGCACCCACTACCAACGGATGCATCCTTACATTAAGTTCAGCTTTAGGTATATATTGGACCCTAACGATCACAGTGCTGTGTACAGATGCCTTGAATGTTACATTGACTACACCAACTTTGAAGACCTGCAGCAGCATTACGGTGAGCATCATCCTGAAGCTATGAATGTACTCAACTTTGATCATTCTGATCTGATCTACCGCTGCCGCTTTTGCTCTTACACTAGCCCGAATGTTAGAAGCTTGATGCCGCACTACCAAAGAATGCACCCAACTGTTAAAATTAACAATGCAATGATATTTTCAAGCTATGTAGTCGAACAGCAAGAAGGGTTAAATGCAGAGTCACAAACACTGAGAGAGATCTTGAATTCTGCTCCCAAGACCATGGCAACTTCCACCCCGGTGGCCCGCGGGGCTGGAGTTCCTGCTACATTTAATAAAAATGCTTCAAAGAGTTTTAGTCCAGAATGTGAAAATCAGAAAGAGCCTTCAGTTAATAGCGTTGTGGTGTATGACTGTGATGTGTGTTCGTTTGCAAGCCCTAACATGCATTCTGTTCTGGTGCATTATCAGAAAAAACACCCTGAAGAAAAGGCTTCATATTTCAGGATTCAGAAGACCATGCGGGTGGTGTCTGTCGACAGGGGTTCTGCCCTGGCTCAACTGTCCTTTGAGCTGGGAACTCCCATCTCCCCAAAACTTTCCAACATGGCTTCACAGCCaccacctcccccaccaccaccaccagaccTCACCACTGAACTCTACTACTGCAAGCACTGTTCATATAGCAACCGCTCGGTGGTGGGAGTGCTCGTCCACTATCAGAAAAGGCATCCAGAAATAAAGGTCACTGCGAAATACATTAGGCAGACGCCCCCCACAGCAGCAATGATGAGGGGTGGTGAAATGCCACCTGGCATTCAGAGGCCACCAGCGTCTGTGCAGCTGAACAGGGGCAGCTCTGAGAGCTCTGTGGCTCCCCTTGAGAATGAAATGTTCTTCTGTCAGCATTGTGACTATGGAAATCGGACCGTTAAAGGCGTGCTCATTCATTATCAAAAGAAGCATCGTGACTTCAAAGCCAATGCAGATGTGATTAGACAGCACACAGCCACGATTAGGAGCCTTTGCGATCGTGGCCAGAAAAAATTGTCCAGCAGCATGCCTGCACCCACTTCCAATGCAGAGCGGGACAAGGCTAAACTAAGAGCTCTCAAATGCCGGCAGTGTTCCTACACGTCGCCTTATTTTTACGCACTGAGGAAGCATATTAAAAAAGACCATCCAAGCCTGAAGGCCACAGTTACATCCATTTTACGATGGGCATTTTTGGATGGCTTAATAGAAGCTGGTTATCACTGTGAATGGTGTATTTATTCACATACAGAGCCTAGCGGTTTGCTCGTGCATTACCAAAGGAGACATCCTGAGCATTATGTTGACTATACATACATGGCCACTAAACTCTGGGCAGGTCCAGatccttcccctccagccctaGTGATGCCATCAGAGGCAAAAACCTATAAATGCAGAGACTGCATTTTTGAAGCATCTTCCATTTGGGATATTACTAATCACTATCAGGCTTTTCATCCTTGGGCCATGAATGGGGATGAATCTGTGTTGCTGGATATCATCAAGGAGAAAGATGCTGCTGAGAAAGCTGGCACCCAGTCCGATGAAGTTGGGACTAGGGTTAATTCTGAAGACCAGATAACCACATCACAGATGGAACAGGACGTGGATTGTACAGAAGACTCCAGCCTCCCCCAAGAAAAAAATGTCCAGCTGGCCTCTGCAAACCCTGCGATATCCTCCACACCGTATCAGTGCACAGTATGCCAGTCTGAATACAATAACTTGCACGGCCTCCTGACACATTATGGCAAAAAACATCCTGGCATGAAAGTTAAAGCTGCAGATTTTGCACAGGACATAGACATTAACCCAGGAGCCGTGTACAAGTGCAGGCATTGCCCTTACATTAATACGCGCATCCACGGTGTCCTTACACACTACCAGAAACGGCATCCGTCAATAAAGGTCACCGCTGAGGATTTTGTGCATGACGTGGAGCAGTCTAATGACATGTCCCAGAATGATGTGGAAGAAACAAGTAGGATTTTCAAGCAAGGGTATGGTGCTTACAGATGCAAATTATGCCCTTATACCCATGGCACTTTGGAAAAGCTTAAAATTCACTATGAAAAATACCACAACCAACCTGAATTTGATGTGTTTGCACAGTCACCACCAAAGGTGTCTGCGTCCATGGAGGCGGAGAGTACCCCTGAAATAAAGGCTTCTCCGGAAATTGCTGCTGAGGACATCGGAGAAGTCGCCGTGCCAGCTTCTCATTTCTCCAGCTCTCATCTCGTGTCGCACACAGTGTTCCGGTGCCAGCTGTGCAAATATTTCTGCTCCACCCGGAAGGGGATAGCCAGGCACTACCGCATCAAACACAACAATGTCCGGGCACAGCCGGAAGGCAAAAACAACCTGTTCAAATGTGCTTTGTGTTCCTACACAAACCCCATCCGCAAAGGGCTTGCAGCACACTACCAGAAACGGCACGACATTGACGCTTATTACACTCATTGCCTGGCAGCCTCCAGGACGGTAAGTGACAAGCCCAGTAAAGTGATCATTCCGTCTCCTCCCAAAGACACCTCTCCTCAACTGAGCGAGGAGCTGAGGAGGGCAGTGGAAAAGAAGAAGTGCTCGCTTTGTTCCTTCCAGTCCTTTAGCAAAAAAGGCATCGTGTCCCACTACATGAAGCGTCACCCTGGTGTTTTCCCTAAGAAGCAGCATGCGAGCAAGCTGGGGGGCTACTTTACAGCTGTGTATGCTGACGAGCATGAAAAGCAGATCCTAGGTGAGGAGAGAAATGATTTTGAAAAGTCTGAGGTGGAGAATGAGGCTCAGGAAATCGAGTGGCTTCCTTTCAGGTGTATAAAATGTTTCAAACTGTCCTTCAGCACAGCCGAGCTGCTGTGTATGCATTACACTGACCACCACAGCAAGGATTTGAAGAGAGACTTTACCATACTGGGATGTGGCACCCGCTCTCAGAGCTCTGCCTACCAGTGCAAGCACTGTGATAGTAAACTGCATAGCATGGCAGAACTGACCTCACATTTGAACAGTCACAATGAGGAATTCCAGAAGCGTGCCAAACGTCAAGAGAGGAGGAAACAGCTTTTGAGCAAGCAGAAATATGCAGATGGTGCTTTTGCAGATTTCAAACAAGAGAgg ACATTCGGTCACTTGGAAGATGTATCAAAATTTAAGGAGAGGAAAGTTGTTGGATACAAATGTAAATTTTGCGTGGAAGTTCATCCCACCCTTCGAGCCATCTGTAATCACCTTCGCAAGCATGTTCAGTATGGGAATGTCTCGTCTGTGACAGCTACCGTAAAG CAGGAAGCGGAAGATTCTTCAAACACAACTTTGGAGGGTTTTGAGGGAGCAAAAGACCATGGCATGGTGGAATTTACAGAAGCTGAATCTGGAGCATCCTTGGAAGATGAAACCAGGCCTGGGGGCTACCACTGCAGCCAGTGTGACCGGGTTTTGATGTCTATGCAGGGTCTGCGATCTCATGAGAGAAGTCATTTGGCTCTGGCCATGTTTACCCGTGAAGACAAGTACAGCTGCCAGTATTGCTCCTTTGTCTCTGCTTTCAGGCACAA TTTGGATCGCCATATGCAGACTCACCACGGACACCATAAACCATTCCGTTGCAAACTCTGCCCATTCAAGTCTTCCTATAATAGCCGCCTGAAAACTCATATACTCAAAGCTCATGCTG